From the genome of Nicotiana sylvestris chromosome 2, ASM39365v2, whole genome shotgun sequence, one region includes:
- the LOC104210195 gene encoding uncharacterized protein, giving the protein MTCNSSSCLLCTITETGTSARRKLIIAQCFKDLPLLTDDKNLVITLRCLWNIALAQPDDSEFPFLGVFNCMTRLLNRCIRDQKWLSSGKNMYIPYYAAHIIGSYTMNKSRFSVLAVNSGVISPLIELLRGKITWVEQRVGVRALGHIARHRRTFEDIKVYEMEITKLAMDIVSKCIQTIYSEFVVKKSENRVEYHRHLMIKGLGGLEMENRKAESWAFQMQSWSLYLLNCFVRNKRNINLICKLEEFLKKLCGIWGGLHNQNSFVSGIGLIKSLCHSEIGRRNIAQSEGIVESICNLSRSSDEWQLWAIESLLLLVKDPNTRSAVTNIAAPLLADLVELRTIKGRRKMGDVITQVILQDYGKIKYGQLAFNRKGSQKAIEEIWDLKVEKRKRDKLMSKEEVTERELLVAILKREGNRKFWSAEIEAAVNKYTKALDLCPLKLRKERIVLYSNRAQCHLILEEAELAISDTTRALCLSGEMRPHIKSLWRRSQAYDMKGLARLSLMDCLRFINERSKLNNGKRSSRRKIPYYAMSMLNKQMTATWIFAGVAKSMADDINENGSHKSRDQHVLAGGKMKGKILKSMPTHGSDKEQRLLKKGRLWRRLNSTSRRSKGVIEPLLKRLKKRKSVDVQKKKSNSLLFANETKVRAI; this is encoded by the exons ATGACATGCAACAGTAGTAGTTGCTTGTTATGCACCATTACTGAAACAGGTACATCTGCACGAAGAAAATTAATTATAGCTCAATGCTTCAAAGATTTGCCTCTTCTCACAGATGATAAAAACCTTGTCATTACCTTAAGATGCCTATGGAATATTGCTCTGGCTCAACCTGATGACTCTGAATTTCCATTTCTCGGCGTTTTTAATTGCATGACTAGACTTCTCAACAGGTGCATCCGTGACCAAAAATGGCTTTCGAGTGGCAAAAACATGTACATCCCTTACTATGCAGCTCACATTATTGGCTCTTATACCATGAATAAATCTCGATTTTCTGTCTTAGCTGTTAATTCAGGTGTAATTTCGCCATTAATTGAGCTTTTAAGAGGAAAGATAACATGGGTTGAGCAAAGAGTAGGTGTTAGAGCACTTGGTCACATTGCGAGACATAGAAGAACATTTGAAGACATTAAAGTCTACGAAATGGAAATCACAAAGCTAGCTATGGACATAGTTTCGAAATGCATTCAAACTATTTACAGTGAGTTTGTGGTCAAGAAAAGTGAAAATAGAGTAGAATATCATCGTCACTTGATGATAAAAGGTCTAGGAGGATTAGAAATGGAGAATAGAAAAGCAGAGTCTTGGGCTTTCCAAATGCAAAGCTGGTCTCTTTACCTTCTCAACTGCTTTGTTAGAAACAAAAGAAACATCAATTTGATATGCAAATTAGAAGAATTTCTCAAGAAATTATGTGGTATATGGGGTGGATTACACAACCAGAATTCTTTCGTCTCTGGTATTGGCCTAATCAAAAGTCTATGCCACAGTGAAATTGGTCGAAGAAACATAGCACAATCAGAAGGAATTGTAGAAAGTATCTGCAATCTCTCCAGGTCTTCAGACGAATGGCAATTATGGGCAATTGAAAGTCTTTTGTTACTTGTCAAAGATCCAAATACAAGAAGCGCAGTAACAAACATTGCTGCTCCTTTACTTGCTGATTTAGTAGAACTCAGAACTATTAAAGGTAGAAGAAAAATGGGTGACGTGATAACGCAAGTAATCTTACAAGATTATGGAAAAATTAAGTATGGTCAATTGGCTTTCAACAGAAAAGGATCACAAAAAGCTATTGAAGAGATTTGGGACTTGAAGgtggaaaaaaggaaaagggataAATTAATGTCCAAAGAAGAAGTAACGGAAAGAGAGCTTTTGGTTGCCATATTAAAACGTGAAGGAAATAGGAAATTTTGGTCAGCTGAAATTGAAGCAGCTGTAAACAAGTATACAAAGGCTTTGGATTTGTGCCCACTAAAATTAAGAAAAGAAAGGATTGTTCTTTATAGCAATAGAGCTCAATGTCATTTAATTCTGGAAGAAGCAGAGTTAGCTATTAGTGATACAACTCGAGCACTATGTTTATCAGGTGAAATGAGGCCTCACATTAAGAGTTTGTGGCGAAGATCACAGGCTTATGACATGAAAGGATTGGCTAGATTAAGTTTAATGGATTGTTTGAGGTTCATTAACGAACGTAGCAAGTTGAATAATGGAAAGAGAAGCAGCAGAAGGAAGATACCGTACTATGCAATGAGCATGTTGAACAAGCAGATGACAGCCACGTGGATTTTCGCGGGTGTCGCCAAGTCCATGGCAGATGACATTAATGAGAATGGAAGTCATAAATCCAGGGACCAGCATGTCTTAGCAGGTGGAAAAATGAAAGGGAAAATCTTAAAAA GCATGCCTACCCACGGGAGCGACAAGGAGCAGCGGCTCTTGAAAAAGGGACGGCTTTGGAGAAGGCTGAATAGTACAAGTCGGAGAAGCAAAGGCGTTATTGAACCATTGCTGAAAcgtttaaaaaaaaggaaaagcgtagatgtacaaaaaaaaaagtcaaatagTCTTTTGTTCGCCAACGAAACTAAAGTTCGAGCCATTTGA
- the LOC138885382 gene encoding secreted RxLR effector protein 161-like → MNNCSAGIVPIQKGDKFSLMQCPKNDVERKEMESIPYSSIIGSLMYAQTCTRPDISFAVGMLGRYKSNPGIDHWKAAKKVLRYLKGTKDYMLMYWRSKHLEVVGYLDSDFAGCIDTRKSTFGYLFQLAEGAISWKSAKQSVIATSTMEAEFVACFEPQFMHYGYETLFQDLGLSTPLPSR, encoded by the coding sequence ATGAACAATTGTTCAGCAGGAATTGTTCCAATTCAAAAGGGGGACaaatttagtctcatgcaatgcccTAAGAATGATGTAGAGCGAAAAGAAATGGAATCAATTCCTTACTCTTCTATTATTGGTAGTCTGATGTATGCTCAGACTTGCACAAGACCGGATATTAGTTTTGCGGTCGGAATGTTAGGAAGATATAAGAGTAACCCAGGAATTGATCACTGGAAAGCTGCAAAGAAAGTTTTGAGGTACCTGAAAGGAACGAAGGATTACATGCTCATGTATTGGAGGTCCAAGCATTTGGAAGTTGTTGGATACTTGGATTCAGATTTCGCCGGATGTATTGACACTAGAAAATCCACGTTTGGTTATTTGTTCCAATTAGCTGAAGGAGCAATATCATGGAAGAGTGCCAAACAGTCTGTCATTGCTACATCCACGATGGAAGCAGAATTTGTGGCATGTTTTGAGCCACAATTCATGCATTATGGCTACGAAACTTTATTTCAGGACTTGGGGTTGTCGACACCATTACCAAGCCGCTGA